The following proteins come from a genomic window of Amphiura filiformis chromosome 16, Afil_fr2py, whole genome shotgun sequence:
- the LOC140172617 gene encoding LIM domain kinase 1-like: MGVLKRKNRTSSFSITKPPDVRHEGLPRSRRPGGIRRTLLDVLRSLCCMVRQDEDQQPGREPCMYECNTEDSYWKVSGSGTQSQHVQEPIEDISSCSSASCKFDPVPPSGRSEKIIELLTEPAAESIVIDTPSAPLQLPKQVAIYRDSDLEPTGNTFLLGHGSSSIATLNKLRSCHDPVAVKRLNPTEPRSILIKEAEILRKLDHCIAFPELIGFIDHNTSPAIILEFVGDKSTLTSISIFDALSTLTPQLLTSEWLAIASDVASGLAKLHSAGFTHGDLHNNNVLLCRSPPQLPNSKGRKWQAKIIDLGSAEPLDSPTAPLQLSDQDKAVYRESLPFKAPELIEGITGQTEATDTYAFGYLMYDVGYFCKIDILRALVKGCMDKDPSQRKQVSVVATELSFFAKRYQQKENDEKPCGGGPFGYQYLGWVDAWEARTGRSWRKSCQTRQ; encoded by the exons atgggcgTCTTGAAGCGAAAGAATCGAACTTCG TCGTTCTCAATTACGAAACCACCTGATGTGAGACACGAAGGCCTACCCAGATCACGAAGACCTGGTGGGATTAGAAG AACTCTGCTGGATGTTCTGCGGTCATTGTGCTGTATGGTTCGTCAAGATGAGGACCAGCAACCTGGCAGAGAACCCTGTATGTATGAATGCAACACGGAAGACTCGTATTGGAAAGTCTCTGGCTCTGGAACACAGTCACAG catgttcaggaaCCTATTGAAgacatttcatcatgttcatcagcaTCATGCAAATTTGATCCCGTGCCTCCATCGGGAAGATCAGAAAAAATCATCGAGTTACTCACAGAGCCCGCCGCAGAGTCCATAGTCATAGACACGCCATCAGCTCCACTGCAACTACCCAAGCAGGTCGCCATCTACAGAGATAGTGACCTGGAGCCAACTGGTAACACGTTTCTTCTTGGCCATGGATCAAGCAGTATAGCCACCTTAAATAAGCTGCGATCCTGCCATGACCCAGTTGCCGTCAAGCGACTCAATCCAACGGAGCCTAGATCCATACTGATCAAGGAAGCCGAAATTCTGCGGAAATTGGATCACTGCATTGCCTTTCCCGAACTGATTGGCTTCATTGACCACAATACTTCACCGGCGATCATTCTTGAATTTGTTGGTGATAAGAGCACACTTACATCAATCTCAATTTTTGACGCCCTAAGCACCTTGACCCCTCAACTGTTGACATCAGAATGGTTGGCTATTGCAAGTGACGTCGCTAGTGGACTCGCCAAGCTACACAGTGCAGGGTTTACACACGGTGACTTACATAACAACAACGTTTTGCTGTGCCGCTCTCCACCGCAACTTCCAAATTCAAAGGGAAGAAAATGGCAGGCCAAGATAATTGACCTGGGATCCGCAGAGCCATTGGATTCGCCTACAGCTCCGTTACAATTATCTGACCAGGACAAGGCTGTATATAGAGAGAGCTTACCTTTCAAAGCGCCAGAATTGATCGAAGGAATAACCGGTCAAACCGAGGCTACTGACACCTACGCCTTCGGGTATCTCATGTATGATGTTGGGTATTTTTGCAAGATTGACATCCTACGGGCTCTGGTCAAAGGATGTATGGATAAAGATCCTAGTCAGAGGAAACAAGTATCAGTAGTTGCCACCGAGCTGTCATTTTTCGCAAAGCGATACCAGcaaaaagaaaatgatgaaaaaccgTGTGGCGGTGGGCCATTCGGCTATCAGTACCTGGGTTGGGTGGATGCATGGGAGGCGAGGACGGGGCGATCATGGAGGAAGAGCTGTCAAACACGACAGTGA
- the LOC140172618 gene encoding uncharacterized protein, with product MGVLKRKNRTSSFSITKPPDVRHEGLPRSRRPGGIRRTLLDVLRSLCCMVRQDEDQQPGREPCMYECNTEDSYWKVSGSGTQSQHVQEPIEDISSCSSASCKFDPVPPSGRSEKIIELLTEPAAESIVIDTPSAPLQLPKQVAIYRDSDLEPTGNTFLLGHGSSSIATLNKLRSCHDPVAVKRLNPTEPRSILIKEAEILRKLDHCIAFPELIGFIDHNTSPAIILEFVGDKSTLTSISIFDALSTLTLNC from the exons atgggcgTCTTGAAGCGAAAGAATCGAACTTCG TCGTTCTCAATTACGAAACCACCTGATGTGAGACACGAAGGCCTACCCAGATCACGAAGACCTGGTGGGATTAGAAG AACTCTGCTGGATGTTCTGCGGTCATTGTGCTGTATGGTTCGTCAAGATGAGGACCAGCAACCTGGCAGAGAACCCTGTATGTATGAATGCAACACGGAAGACTCGTATTGGAAAGTCTCTGGCTCTGGAACACAGTCACAG catgttcaggaaCCTATTGAAgacatttcatcatgttcatcagcaTCATGCAAATTTGATCCCGTGCCTCCATCGGGAAGATCAGAAAAAATCATCGAGTTACTCACAGAGCCCGCCGCAGAGTCCATAGTCATAGACACGCCATCAGCTCCACTGCAACTACCCAAGCAGGTCGCCATCTACAGAGATAGTGACCTGGAGCCAACTGGTAACACGTTTCTTCTTGGCCATGGATCAAGCAGTATAGCCACCTTAAATAAGCTGCGATCCTGCCATGACCCAGTTGCCGTCAAGCGACTCAATCCAACGGAGCCTAGATCCATACTGATCAAGGAAGCCGAAATTCTGCGGAAATTGGATCACTGCATTGCCTTTCCCGAACTGATTGGCTTCATTGACCACAATACTTCACCGGCGATCATTCTTGAATTTGTTGGTGATAAGAGCACACTTACATCAATCTCAATTTTTGACGCCCTAAGCACCTTGACCCTCAACTGTTGA